The Streptomyces sp. NBC_01244 genome contains a region encoding:
- a CDS encoding GNAT family N-acetyltransferase, whose amino-acid sequence MERPLTDTTLRHYSHDDLGGIRQTLLDVHEDAYADRRHEEFVQRFPWFVDHWGGNEGFACVIAYDGDVPVGFTYGAPATAGREWWQGHLDTQPEDPATFSVSELMVRPKWRKTGLGPRLHDALLARRPESWAVLTVDTKRPRLQAMYEGWGYRKIGENQPFPDSPVYAVMLNKLDG is encoded by the coding sequence ATGGAGCGTCCGTTGACCGACACCACCTTGCGGCACTACAGCCACGACGATCTCGGAGGCATCCGGCAGACGCTGCTGGATGTGCACGAGGATGCGTACGCCGACCGTCGGCACGAGGAGTTCGTGCAGCGCTTCCCATGGTTCGTGGACCACTGGGGCGGCAACGAGGGCTTCGCGTGCGTGATCGCCTACGACGGTGACGTGCCGGTCGGATTCACTTACGGTGCTCCCGCCACCGCGGGGAGGGAGTGGTGGCAGGGACACCTCGACACCCAGCCGGAAGATCCCGCCACGTTCTCCGTCTCCGAGCTGATGGTGCGCCCGAAGTGGCGCAAGACAGGCCTTGGGCCCCGACTGCACGACGCGCTCCTCGCCCGACGCCCGGAGTCGTGGGCGGTCCTCACGGTGGACACGAAGCGGCCCCGGCTTCAGGCGATGTACGAGGGCTGGGGTTACCGCAAGATCGGCGAGAACCAGCCGTTCCCCGACAGCCCCGTGTACGCCGTCATGCTGAACAAGCTCGACGGCTGA
- a CDS encoding DUF6417 family protein, giving the protein MGLCDTADDGSSAPSLTSVAHDVLLYRGARTMSGPPPPLPGTLPDDGLEIRLMPYELRIVQTLVAIGDRLQHPPAAGLAEAVSNAGFHPDDNRWVLRVTKPQAQSIAYAFHLERFTGHCTASNRLARHHDIRYEEDVVG; this is encoded by the coding sequence ATGGGCCTGTGCGATACCGCCGACGATGGCAGTTCGGCGCCTTCGCTGACCTCTGTTGCCCACGACGTGCTGCTCTACCGTGGGGCGCGGACCATGAGCGGCCCTCCACCCCCGCTTCCCGGCACCCTGCCGGACGACGGGTTGGAGATCCGGCTCATGCCGTACGAGCTGAGGATCGTGCAGACCCTCGTCGCAATTGGCGACCGGCTCCAGCATCCCCCGGCCGCCGGCCTCGCTGAGGCGGTCAGCAACGCCGGCTTCCACCCCGACGACAACCGCTGGGTCCTGCGCGTGACCAAGCCCCAGGCCCAGTCGATCGCCTACGCCTTCCACCTCGAACGCTTCACTGGGCACTGCACAGCGTCCAACCGCCTCGCCCGCCACCACGACATCCGCTACGAAGAGGACGTGGTGGGCTGA
- a CDS encoding GNAT family N-acetyltransferase, giving the protein MAGMERPRQIIECGDFTLRRWKGQSDFGPAFTLIEESLDHLRPWMPWIARHSQDSTRDFLVRSNAKWDSGDAYNYAIARDGTLIGMCSTYRGAEPQGRMMGYWLHPAATGQGIATRATAAMVTEAFALPDVEYLEIAHDLANNSSGAVPLRLGFTEVRREEVTPPAAPSDSGIDVIWRLNRPTAP; this is encoded by the coding sequence ATGGCAGGCATGGAGCGGCCGAGGCAGATCATCGAATGCGGAGACTTCACCCTGCGGCGCTGGAAGGGACAGAGCGATTTCGGTCCGGCTTTCACGCTGATCGAGGAGTCCCTGGACCACCTGCGGCCGTGGATGCCGTGGATCGCCCGCCACAGCCAGGACAGCACCCGCGACTTCCTCGTGAGGTCGAACGCGAAGTGGGACAGCGGGGACGCCTACAACTACGCCATCGCCAGGGACGGCACGCTGATCGGAATGTGCTCGACCTACCGCGGCGCTGAACCGCAGGGGCGGATGATGGGGTACTGGCTGCACCCTGCCGCCACTGGCCAGGGCATCGCCACGAGAGCGACGGCAGCCATGGTGACCGAGGCTTTCGCCCTGCCGGACGTGGAGTACCTGGAAATCGCCCACGACCTGGCCAATAACTCCAGCGGCGCCGTCCCGCTCCGATTGGGCTTCACCGAAGTCCGGCGTGAGGAGGTCACACCGCCCGCAGCCCCCTCAGACAGCGGGATCGATGTGATCTGGCGGCTGAACCGTCCTACAGCGCCTTAA
- a CDS encoding tetratricopeptide repeat protein: MTLTPPLEKTLVQAEQARHQGRLSESERLYDSVVTALAEVADTDEALCRVLHGFALTLYGLERYAEGEYHLRRALTGRGKALGPSAPETIDTLARLAEAIGEQGRWIEAHALAREAFRLGLSALGADDDVTRGALLASAWVTMSSGTPHADILARAVVMALDGSTHAASARNLLVVALRKSGQYEEAERVARETLAMREEQLGPDHPHTLLLRSDLALTLHAAGRTAEALTLAEENLAAGERALGPHAPCTARLRKAHETIAA, encoded by the coding sequence ATGACGCTCACACCGCCTCTGGAAAAGACCCTGGTGCAGGCCGAGCAAGCCCGACACCAGGGCCGACTCAGCGAATCCGAGCGGTTATACGACAGCGTGGTCACCGCGCTCGCCGAGGTCGCGGACACCGACGAAGCCCTGTGCCGGGTGCTGCACGGCTTCGCGCTGACGCTGTACGGCCTCGAGCGATACGCCGAGGGCGAGTACCACCTGCGCAGGGCTCTGACGGGCCGGGGCAAGGCACTGGGCCCGAGCGCGCCGGAGACCATCGACACTCTGGCTCGCCTAGCCGAGGCCATCGGCGAGCAGGGCCGCTGGATCGAGGCGCACGCCCTGGCCCGCGAGGCATTCCGCCTCGGCCTGAGCGCGCTCGGAGCCGACGACGACGTCACCCGGGGCGCCCTGCTGGCGAGCGCCTGGGTGACGATGTCCTCCGGCACCCCGCACGCCGACATCCTGGCCCGCGCCGTCGTCATGGCCCTGGACGGTTCCACCCACGCCGCCTCCGCCCGCAACCTCCTCGTCGTAGCCCTCCGCAAGAGCGGCCAGTACGAGGAGGCCGAGCGAGTGGCCCGCGAGACGCTCGCCATGCGCGAGGAGCAGCTGGGCCCCGATCATCCGCACACCCTGCTCCTGCGATCCGATCTCGCGCTCACTCTGCACGCCGCCGGCCGCACGGCCGAGGCCCTGACCTTGGCGGAGGAGAACCTGGCTGCCGGCGAGCGAGCCCTGGGGCCGCACGCCCCCTGCACGGCGCGGCTACGCAAGGCCCACGAGACGATCGCCGCCTGA
- a CDS encoding 2'-5' RNA ligase family protein, which produces MYALPDHDTDAALLALADACHAAMSPYPIRALGHDQLHVTVEMVTDATADAIGESERGVLVDALREKLAAAEPIHTEIGHPYSNRAGALFDVWPDQDLLNVQALVRDAVREVRGDAAVLHDGGRPHMALGYSWDTADSDPLNSTLRAITPRRVPVSISRLHLLDVTFTQQPLADGHSCWDISWTPIAVLHLGRGN; this is translated from the coding sequence GTGTACGCACTGCCGGACCACGACACCGACGCTGCGCTCCTGGCCCTCGCCGACGCCTGCCACGCGGCGATGAGCCCCTACCCGATCCGCGCACTCGGGCACGACCAACTGCACGTTACCGTCGAGATGGTCACGGATGCCACCGCCGACGCGATCGGCGAATCCGAGCGAGGGGTGCTCGTCGACGCCCTGCGCGAGAAGCTGGCCGCGGCCGAACCGATCCACACCGAGATCGGCCACCCGTACAGCAACCGAGCCGGAGCCCTGTTCGACGTCTGGCCCGACCAGGATCTACTCAACGTGCAGGCTCTGGTCCGTGACGCTGTACGGGAAGTACGCGGAGACGCCGCGGTTCTCCATGACGGCGGCCGACCCCACATGGCGCTCGGGTACAGCTGGGACACCGCCGACTCCGACCCCCTCAACAGCACCCTGCGCGCCATCACCCCGCGGCGGGTCCCGGTCAGCATCTCCCGCCTGCACCTGCTCGACGTGACGTTCACCCAACAGCCCCTCGCCGACGGCCACAGTTGCTGGGACATCTCCTGGACACCGATCGCCGTGCTCCACCTCGGCCGTGGGAACTGA
- a CDS encoding 2'-5' RNA ligase family protein has translation MRDFWETHHWPDGEQRAHWHLTFDGQDDVHRFVRDHRPLLGDYPQLTPVPVEWLHATLQSIGPVTPEQALALAEAAHAALGGIAAFDIEVGPAQAIHNGLAAALYPEEGLSNLYWALRDVTEGVLGAGVLGSRPQRPWPHVSLAYSNCGWQDEDFRRTLVKDVRPKRARMTVAQVSLVDQQQDWRSLYSWTTIATIPLGTASDLGAGDSGGGR, from the coding sequence GTGCGTGACTTCTGGGAGACACACCACTGGCCGGACGGTGAGCAGCGCGCCCACTGGCACCTGACCTTCGACGGGCAGGACGACGTCCACCGCTTCGTACGCGACCACCGGCCACTGCTCGGCGACTATCCCCAGCTGACGCCCGTGCCGGTCGAATGGCTGCACGCCACCCTCCAGTCCATCGGTCCCGTCACTCCCGAGCAGGCCCTGGCGCTCGCCGAAGCCGCGCATGCCGCCCTCGGTGGGATAGCGGCATTCGACATCGAGGTCGGGCCCGCCCAGGCCATCCACAACGGCCTCGCCGCCGCCCTCTACCCCGAGGAAGGCCTCTCCAACCTGTACTGGGCGCTGCGCGACGTCACCGAGGGCGTCCTCGGCGCCGGCGTCCTCGGATCCCGGCCGCAGCGGCCGTGGCCTCACGTATCCCTCGCGTACTCGAACTGCGGCTGGCAGGACGAGGACTTCCGCAGAACCCTCGTCAAGGACGTGAGACCCAAGCGTGCCCGGATGACCGTCGCGCAGGTATCGCTCGTGGACCAGCAGCAGGACTGGCGCAGCCTGTACTCCTGGACGACGATCGCCACGATCCCGCTCGGCACAGCGTCCGACCTCGGCGCCGGCGACAGCGGAGGGGGCCGGTGA
- a CDS encoding endonuclease/exonuclease/phosphatase family protein, producing MLFTVLIQNTCEGGHDRWPLLAERISAARPDVALLQELKGWSETGHRQTIRAEQDLDMDALLAPSRSGLGTGTLYRRATLGQRVYWNTDYAADETHHGLGTAGFDIPGLPAPLAVTSVHLTPYSADKAITEADFAASRSYKIGPYAILGGDINYPPQDGPQPNYAEMRPYNLGSRTLLTDPEQAAEPRPDRRVAWKLHANGFRDAAWELYQRTGDETLLHSTGTDDRIDQIWVSAPLVPALVSYRLLDAPSGASDHHGAVITLDTDLINTDQPWMYR from the coding sequence ATGCTGTTCACCGTCCTGATTCAGAACACCTGCGAGGGCGGCCACGACCGCTGGCCGCTCCTCGCCGAACGCATCTCGGCGGCGCGCCCCGACGTCGCACTGCTCCAGGAACTGAAGGGGTGGAGCGAGACCGGCCACCGCCAGACAATACGCGCCGAGCAGGACCTCGACATGGACGCGCTGCTCGCCCCCTCCCGAAGCGGACTGGGCACCGGCACCCTCTACCGCCGCGCCACCCTGGGTCAGCGCGTCTACTGGAACACCGACTACGCGGCCGACGAAACCCACCACGGCCTGGGCACCGCCGGCTTCGACATCCCCGGCCTGCCCGCTCCGCTGGCCGTCACCTCCGTACACCTGACGCCCTACTCCGCGGACAAGGCGATCACCGAGGCCGACTTCGCCGCCTCCCGCAGCTACAAAATCGGCCCGTACGCCATCCTGGGCGGAGACATCAACTACCCGCCGCAAGACGGGCCGCAGCCCAACTACGCGGAAATGCGCCCGTACAACCTCGGCTCCCGCACCCTGCTCACCGACCCCGAGCAGGCGGCGGAACCTCGGCCCGACCGGCGGGTGGCGTGGAAGCTGCACGCGAACGGGTTCCGTGACGCGGCCTGGGAGCTGTACCAGCGCACAGGCGACGAGACGCTGCTGCACTCCACGGGCACGGATGACCGGATCGACCAGATCTGGGTCAGCGCCCCGCTGGTCCCTGCCCTCGTCTCCTACCGTCTGCTCGACGCGCCGTCGGGCGCGAGTGATCACCACGGCGCGGTAATCACCCTCGACACCGACCTGATCAACACCGACCAACCGTGGATGTACCGCTGA
- a CDS encoding 3'-5' exonuclease has translation MAPVSPPEGGRLADDPLFQDTHFVVLDFEGTTPRGASPEPIEVAALGLKHERGRGPVRTGFSFTSFIRPPAHAPITSFGIAQTGITMRDVAEAPPAATVLHALDEALPEPPLLLVAHHAPTEGGILYNYREACPRLACTRIVDTVLLAKFVVPGLDSYSLDTLLAHFAIPQPAHRHRAMDDVTVTAVLLLTLLAEAAVSHKITTVAHLLRVASRPPRATQPTQLELL, from the coding sequence ATGGCACCGGTCTCCCCGCCGGAGGGTGGGCGTCTCGCGGACGACCCGCTGTTCCAGGACACCCACTTCGTGGTGCTCGACTTCGAGGGCACCACCCCGAGAGGTGCCTCACCCGAGCCGATCGAAGTCGCCGCGCTGGGCCTCAAGCACGAGCGTGGCCGGGGCCCGGTGCGCACCGGCTTCTCGTTCACCTCGTTCATCCGCCCTCCGGCACATGCGCCGATCACATCCTTCGGCATCGCGCAGACCGGCATCACCATGCGAGACGTCGCCGAGGCGCCGCCCGCCGCCACGGTGCTTCATGCACTGGACGAGGCGCTGCCCGAGCCGCCCCTGCTTCTGGTCGCGCATCATGCACCGACGGAAGGGGGCATCCTCTACAACTACCGTGAGGCGTGCCCGCGGCTGGCCTGTACGCGGATCGTCGATACCGTGCTGCTCGCCAAGTTCGTCGTACCGGGGCTTGACTCCTACTCCCTCGACACGCTGCTGGCCCACTTCGCGATTCCGCAGCCGGCACACCGGCACCGGGCGATGGATGACGTCACCGTGACCGCGGTGCTTTTACTCACGCTGCTGGCCGAGGCTGCGGTCAGCCACAAGATCACCACCGTCGCGCACCTCTTGCGTGTCGCGAGCCGGCCCCCAAGGGCCACCCAGCCCACCCAGCTCGAACTGCTCTGA
- a CDS encoding phosphotransferase enzyme family protein, with product MDELNWEEEQAAEVLTDRYGIDVETIGQVPMGTDTVNWRVLTHDGQRLYVKEYPLTAELEAARAAWDMSEFCRAARLPVPRVWPDRDGNLLSLADGSAWAVVDEAPGTVATSAMTVARAEHIGMVLGRMHRVLAAYPLPRLRQQTRWRTGSIEDALAKCDTVLDAAYRQQHENLGALRSQIAQRREDLHAHAGRLRSALPEDLVEQALHADFTRTNQLVLADVVTAVIDFRAARALPAWELGRAACDPRTIASSEPWADCILAMVAAYRSENPTLPVADVLASARIALLYMLFSFYGATTVEYDLPEEAEADLQRHWSERQTSIRRLIDSLADLEDALATETARPGGLS from the coding sequence ATGGATGAGCTGAACTGGGAGGAGGAGCAGGCAGCCGAGGTGCTGACCGACCGGTACGGGATCGATGTCGAGACCATCGGGCAGGTACCGATGGGCACGGACACCGTCAACTGGCGTGTGCTGACACACGACGGGCAACGGCTCTATGTCAAGGAGTACCCGTTGACGGCCGAGCTGGAGGCGGCTCGCGCGGCATGGGACATGTCGGAGTTCTGCCGGGCTGCTCGGCTTCCGGTGCCGCGGGTATGGCCGGACCGGGACGGCAACCTGCTCAGCCTGGCCGACGGCAGCGCCTGGGCAGTGGTCGACGAGGCACCTGGGACGGTCGCCACCTCCGCGATGACGGTGGCACGCGCGGAACACATCGGCATGGTTCTGGGACGGATGCACCGGGTCCTGGCCGCCTACCCTCTCCCCCGCCTCCGCCAGCAGACGCGGTGGCGTACCGGGTCCATCGAGGACGCACTGGCCAAGTGCGACACAGTCCTGGACGCGGCCTACCGCCAGCAGCACGAAAACCTCGGAGCGCTGCGCAGCCAGATCGCCCAGCGACGAGAGGACCTGCACGCCCATGCCGGCCGGCTGAGGTCCGCTCTGCCCGAGGATCTGGTCGAGCAGGCCCTGCACGCGGACTTCACCCGCACCAACCAGCTGGTCCTGGCCGATGTCGTCACCGCCGTCATCGACTTCCGCGCGGCCAGAGCGCTGCCGGCCTGGGAGCTCGGGCGTGCGGCGTGCGACCCACGCACCATCGCCAGCTCCGAGCCATGGGCCGACTGCATCCTGGCGATGGTCGCCGCATACCGGTCCGAGAACCCGACCCTGCCCGTTGCCGACGTACTCGCCAGCGCGCGGATCGCCCTGCTGTACATGCTGTTCAGCTTCTACGGCGCCACCACCGTCGAGTATGACCTGCCCGAGGAGGCGGAGGCGGACCTTCAACGGCACTGGTCGGAGCGGCAGACCAGCATCCGGCGGCTGATCGACAGCCTGGCGGATCTCGAAGACGCGCTGGCGACCGAAACGGCACGCCCCGGGGGCCTCTCGTGA
- a CDS encoding aminoglycoside phosphotransferase family protein produces the protein MTDIPARIEDLITTVAGTFELVAEHSWPGPDRPRVWEVRGSDGQPWFVKRHAGAKGHRREVDAYLRWTHCLGAGRAPTLVAADSEARAIVITPVAGRSVRSHPLDGKEQLEAYQQAGYLLALLHSAPTGTASTTAEGEDEWAAAVEKMLNDAALYLPADVGVMLRDLTRERPGELPAQVSHADYQPRNWLWESATRTLRLIDFERTCVEPAAKRDFPRLELRILSANRKLRTAFYDGYGRQLTPAEQHACLAYGAQDAVSALKWGVQHRDVETVDAAHTMLENLRAHYNRTLRRSVSG, from the coding sequence ATGACCGACATCCCCGCGAGGATCGAAGACCTGATCACCACGGTGGCCGGCACCTTCGAGCTCGTCGCCGAGCATTCATGGCCGGGCCCCGACCGTCCACGGGTCTGGGAAGTACGAGGCAGTGACGGGCAGCCGTGGTTCGTGAAGCGGCATGCCGGGGCGAAGGGGCACCGCCGCGAAGTTGACGCGTACCTGCGGTGGACCCACTGTCTCGGTGCGGGGCGCGCTCCGACGCTGGTCGCGGCCGACAGCGAAGCGCGGGCCATCGTGATCACGCCGGTCGCCGGACGCAGCGTCCGCAGCCACCCTCTGGACGGCAAGGAGCAGCTGGAGGCATACCAGCAGGCCGGCTACCTACTGGCGCTCCTGCACTCTGCTCCCACCGGCACGGCCTCAACCACGGCCGAGGGCGAGGACGAGTGGGCGGCAGCCGTCGAGAAGATGCTCAACGACGCCGCGCTCTACCTGCCGGCCGATGTCGGCGTGATGCTGCGCGACCTCACCCGGGAGCGCCCCGGCGAGCTGCCGGCGCAGGTGTCGCACGCCGACTACCAGCCCAGGAACTGGCTCTGGGAGAGCGCCACCCGGACCCTACGCCTGATCGACTTCGAACGGACCTGCGTCGAGCCCGCCGCCAAGCGGGACTTCCCCCGCCTCGAACTGCGCATCCTCTCCGCGAACCGCAAGCTGCGCACCGCCTTCTACGACGGCTACGGACGCCAGCTCACCCCCGCCGAACAGCACGCGTGTCTCGCGTACGGAGCCCAGGACGCCGTGAGCGCCCTGAAGTGGGGCGTACAACACCGGGATGTGGAAACCGTCGACGCCGCCCATACCATGCTCGAAAACCTCCGGGCCCACTACAACCGGACTCTGCGTAGGAGCGTGAGCGGATGA
- a CDS encoding glutamine synthetase family protein has product MTALPTPASTTSRPSSTAQPHTQTTSTGQRRPARAFSVDELRKAVAAGVIDTVLLAVPDLQGRLKGKRYGARHFLDRVLDGGAEMCAYLLATDVEMTPADGFALTSWASGYEDMTVVPDPSTLRTLPWMPRTALILGNAIGLDEEPIEVAPRQILRDQLTRLAAHGLHAQAGLETEFILYRGTYTPAAGIGPGGLMPVAEENLDYALDHTPDTDRLFRRLQGSLSKAGMPVEAIKTEGAPGQVEATFPYGAALPACDNHLVFKHAVRTLACRSGMTATFMASPQTGIASGLHLHISLTRSGNPMITDPTGRLSKIGEQAIAGLLTALPGLAPLYAPNVNSYKRYVPGSFAPTRMAWGWDNRTCAVRVTGHGAGVHLEIRVPGADANPYLALSAALASMIHGIERQLTPPAPCTSNAYEATDAALLPLTLDQARSAFRHSTVAQEAFGKSVVEHYAHLAQLELDHHRGIVTDAEQARWFTRA; this is encoded by the coding sequence ATGACCGCCCTCCCCACCCCGGCCAGCACGACGTCCCGCCCGAGCAGCACGGCGCAACCCCACACCCAGACCACGTCCACCGGCCAGCGGCGGCCGGCCCGGGCGTTCAGCGTCGACGAGCTACGCAAGGCCGTCGCAGCCGGCGTGATCGACACCGTTCTCCTCGCCGTGCCGGACCTGCAGGGCCGCCTCAAGGGCAAACGGTACGGGGCGCGGCACTTCCTCGACCGCGTACTCGACGGCGGTGCCGAGATGTGCGCCTACCTCCTGGCCACCGACGTCGAAATGACGCCCGCCGACGGGTTCGCCCTCACGTCCTGGGCGAGCGGGTACGAGGACATGACGGTCGTGCCGGACCCCTCGACGTTGCGCACCCTTCCGTGGATGCCGCGCACCGCGCTCATCCTCGGCAACGCAATCGGCCTGGACGAGGAACCCATCGAGGTTGCGCCGCGGCAGATTCTGCGCGACCAGCTGACCCGGCTTGCCGCCCACGGGCTGCACGCCCAGGCCGGCCTGGAGACCGAGTTCATCCTCTACCGCGGCACCTACACCCCGGCCGCCGGCATCGGCCCGGGCGGACTCATGCCGGTGGCCGAGGAGAACCTGGACTACGCCCTCGACCACACGCCGGACACCGACCGGCTCTTCCGGCGCCTCCAGGGCTCGCTGTCCAAGGCGGGCATGCCCGTCGAGGCGATCAAGACCGAAGGCGCCCCGGGTCAGGTGGAGGCCACCTTCCCCTACGGTGCCGCGCTGCCCGCGTGCGACAACCACCTCGTCTTCAAGCACGCCGTGCGCACCCTGGCGTGCCGGTCCGGCATGACGGCCACGTTCATGGCCTCCCCCCAGACCGGCATCGCCAGCGGACTCCACCTGCACATCTCCCTCACCCGCAGCGGCAACCCGATGATCACCGATCCGACCGGACGGCTGTCCAAGATCGGCGAGCAGGCAATCGCCGGGCTGCTGACGGCGCTGCCGGGGCTCGCCCCGCTGTACGCGCCGAACGTCAACTCCTATAAGCGGTATGTGCCCGGCTCCTTCGCCCCCACTCGCATGGCCTGGGGGTGGGACAACCGCACCTGCGCCGTGCGGGTTACCGGCCACGGGGCGGGCGTGCACCTGGAGATCCGCGTTCCGGGGGCGGACGCGAACCCGTACCTCGCTCTCTCCGCGGCGCTCGCTTCGATGATCCATGGCATCGAGCGGCAGCTCACCCCGCCGGCGCCCTGCACCTCCAACGCCTACGAGGCCACCGACGCGGCTCTCCTGCCCCTCACCCTCGATCAGGCCCGCTCCGCATTCCGGCACAGCACCGTCGCCCAGGAGGCGTTCGGGAAGAGCGTGGTCGAGCACTACGCCCACCTCGCGCAGCTCGAGCTCGACCACCACCGCGGCATCGTGACCGACGCGGAACAGGCCCGCTGGTTCACCCGCGCCTGA
- a CDS encoding amino acid permease, producing the protein MLRTRPTRRAAGAQSDDAFLRELGYEPVLARRMGPFGNFAISFSVISVLSGCMTLYGFGLATGGPAVMMWGWIAVGAMVMLVGAGLAEVTSAYPTSGALYYQAEQLGGRKWGWYTGWLNLLGLLGAIAGIDYGAALFTGAFLNLQFGFAPTPGKIMAIYFCILALHATLNLFGVRLVSILNSISVWWHLGGVAVIVGALAIVPSHHQSPSFVFGEFVNNTGWSGSLYVVLIGLLLAQYTFSGYDASAHLSEETTNAQVSASRGIMRAIGWSWLAGFVLLAGLTFAIQDYAATQATATGVPPAQIFLDALGTAGAKALLLAVIVAQLFCGNAETAAASRMVFAFSRDGALPGSKLWRHVDARTGTPTRAVWLSVGVAAVLALPSLYSPTAYAAVTAINVIGITPAYAIPIYLRIRNRHRFQPGPWNLGRWGVPVGAIAVVWVVFVTVLFCLPQSRPESGLVSVTTFNYAPIALLVVLALATVWWRVAGRDYKVPTAAADAGSGMARIQEEVI; encoded by the coding sequence GTGTTACGAACACGCCCGACTCGCCGCGCGGCGGGGGCCCAGTCAGATGATGCGTTCCTTCGGGAACTGGGCTACGAGCCGGTGCTGGCCCGCCGCATGGGGCCGTTCGGCAACTTCGCCATCAGCTTCTCGGTGATCTCCGTGCTGAGCGGCTGCATGACCCTGTACGGCTTCGGTCTCGCGACCGGGGGTCCCGCCGTGATGATGTGGGGCTGGATCGCCGTCGGCGCCATGGTGATGCTCGTCGGAGCCGGCCTCGCTGAGGTCACCTCCGCGTACCCCACCTCCGGCGCCCTCTACTACCAGGCCGAACAGCTCGGCGGGCGCAAGTGGGGCTGGTACACCGGCTGGCTCAACCTGCTCGGTCTGCTCGGTGCGATCGCCGGCATCGACTACGGGGCCGCGCTGTTCACCGGCGCCTTCTTGAACCTGCAGTTCGGCTTCGCCCCGACACCGGGCAAGATCATGGCGATCTACTTCTGCATCCTCGCGCTGCACGCCACCCTCAACCTCTTCGGGGTCCGGCTGGTGAGCATCCTGAACTCCATCAGCGTGTGGTGGCACCTGGGCGGGGTCGCCGTGATCGTCGGCGCGCTCGCGATCGTGCCGTCGCACCACCAGTCGCCGTCCTTCGTCTTCGGGGAGTTCGTCAACAACACCGGCTGGTCCGGCTCGCTGTACGTAGTGCTGATCGGGCTGCTGCTCGCCCAGTACACCTTCAGCGGCTACGACGCCTCCGCCCACCTGTCGGAGGAGACCACCAACGCCCAGGTCTCCGCCTCCCGCGGGATCATGCGGGCGATCGGCTGGTCGTGGCTGGCCGGGTTCGTGCTGCTGGCCGGACTGACCTTCGCCATCCAGGACTACGCCGCCACCCAGGCCACCGCCACCGGCGTGCCGCCGGCACAGATCTTCCTCGACGCCCTCGGCACCGCCGGCGCGAAGGCCCTGCTGCTGGCCGTAATCGTCGCGCAGCTGTTCTGCGGCAACGCCGAGACCGCCGCCGCCAGCCGCATGGTGTTCGCCTTCTCCCGCGACGGCGCACTGCCCGGGTCAAAGCTGTGGCGTCACGTCGACGCCCGCACCGGCACCCCGACCCGCGCGGTGTGGCTGTCGGTCGGCGTTGCCGCGGTCCTGGCGCTGCCGTCGCTGTACAGCCCGACCGCGTACGCCGCCGTCACGGCGATCAATGTCATCGGGATCACGCCCGCGTACGCCATCCCGATCTATCTGCGGATCCGTAACCGACACCGCTTCCAGCCCGGCCCCTGGAACCTGGGCCGCTGGGGCGTGCCCGTCGGCGCGATCGCCGTGGTCTGGGTGGTCTTCGTGACCGTGCTGTTCTGCCTCCCCCAGTCCCGGCCCGAGTCCGGCCTCGTCTCCGTGACCACGTTCAACTACGCACCCATCGCCCTGCTGGTCGTCCTCGCCCTGGCCACCGTGTGGTGGCGTGTCGCGGGACGCGACTACAAGGTGCCGACCGCGGCAGCCGATGCTGGTTCGGGCATGGCCCGCATCCAGGAAGAGGTCATCTGA